acccacatctggtgcAGTGAGTGTCGTTGGTAGGctatttccggttctgctgagaaaatcggaacgtcctgatgaagatcgcccTGATTTCTGGGGCTGACCAgaagccccagaagtaccctgacctggccgacCACGACCACTCTGTTGCTGTCTGGTAGCCTGAGTCTACTGGATCTGTCTTGATGTCTGACACATctgcttcctcttcctgtccgAAAATGCTCTCTGCtaagctgactcaatcatgagggctctaTCCAACGTCTCTAAATAGGATGAACTCCCGAAACCAGCAAGCTTTACTTGTAGATATCCAtctagtccctggacaaactgatgCATACGGGAACTGCCCTCAGTAACCTAATTCTGGACAAAACCTAGCCAACTGATTAAACTCAGCATTGTACTCCGTCACCGAAcggttgttctgtcgcagactcagaaaatcctatggacgagccatctgatatgcACGTGAGaagtagcggctctcaaaagcctctctgaatttggaccaggtgatgttctgctcacctatGATGGATCGCTGCGTAACCCACCAGGTGCCTGCCTCATCCCATAAATAGAAAGCAGCCAACTCTACTTTCTCTCACTCGAAGCAAGTCATGTAGAAAAAGGTCtgctccatggtctctatccaggactgagCCACACTCAGATCagtctctcctcggaagagtgtgaatcgactcttcatcaacTCTGCCAGTGCTGGGATCTAGGATTGTGCCGCGACTATATCAGTGAGGTGAgtagggacggctgcaggaactgacgGAACCACTGAAGCTGGTATAACAAGTGGTACCGCTACATAGGCCGGGGGAGGCATCCCCGGTGTTGCTGCATAGACTGAGGCAGGTGCCATTGGTGGCACTACAGGGTCAGCATAGGTGGGCGCGGTAGGAGGTTCGGTGGGTGGTGGTACCGGAGGTGGAGCAACTGCTGCTGCTGGTGCGAGTGTCGCGTATGCAGTGGGCACCGGTGGCAGTGGTGCCTGGTATGCCGTAGGCATTGGTGGTGGTGGTGTCGGGTATGCTAGTGGTACcgctggtggtaccgtaaatatgATAGGAGTGGGTACGGCGGGTATGGTCGGGGTAGTTACCTCTGAAACCATCGGAGTTTGAGAGCCTGACGCGCCCGCAATACCATACGGAGTCTGTCCTTGACCGACAGGCTCGACTCCAGCAGATGTCTTGGGCGACTCTGCTGCCAGGGACTCCAACGTCCTCTTGCGTGGTCGTCCTGCACCACGTCTCAGCATGGGAGCACGTGCACCTCGCCTCATATCTATTCAATTATAACacaaatattactacaagtaattaaaatcataaaattacctttttacctatttaccgtcaggagatgttccgtcgctgtccagcccccaTACATACCTCGAAATCCCGtatgagaaaatcgacggaaatccgtacaaatccaaaatggaagtctgaaatataatcataacgaaaatccatacaaatccaaaaataccagtttgactcgcaaacttggctctgataccaaaaatattatcacgccccaggtagtcccttctagagaaaatttcgacagcatctcccctgtacgagtgacaatatgaaatttcctacaatgccctcagggccacatatacctcggccaacatggcCGAAACAATAATATATATAACAGTACAAATAtagcaaacatccacgcagtttaatagtaacaactaaacataagcagagataaggaaatcatcgcaaaaatcctactcaactacacccataaaacacaaatccgatatcctactcaactacactcataaagcacaaatccgatatcctattcaactacacccataaaacacaaatctccAGTATACATCCGAATGAAAACCCATCGTCAAATAACAAAATGTACAAGATCCAAATGTCAAGCTATAAGTCTGAAAAACATAGTCTAACACAATAAGTAAAACCTAAACTGTGTGAACTCATCGCGACGTgcagtggtgggggactagcgactggaacctcctgaacagcctcaacctaaaaatagtaataacggggtgtgagtccaacactcagtgaatacctagttgacatacatagtaaactataacaaatagcaataactatgcgtacagtctcctgatataacataTAGAAAGTGTAAAACTGTAAGATAAGGAGTAACTGTACTAACCAAAACCTGGGTATAGGGATATCAAGGACGTCAAACCCAAAGTATCATAAATCATGTACacatgtcaaacaatgcatccatctaatatgcagcatataaagtgtaacaaccacaagcaataaatgaaaataatgcATTTGATGCtaataacatgtcctggtcacccctactgccagtcagccatctcacacacgatggtgagaccgagtgggtagggctgtgacaatcgtgcactctgtcgtcactgttgctgatgagtgactgagtggacgggatgttgtcggagtacacctatcctcctacctcaaacatagtgagggagtgcaatactctcatctcccggtacgcgatgacggggagggatccctgccggctaccacgttgcgtcacactacccatgagcggaccaacggagccaaacaaagcaacttgctgcaacacaccctgcctgaataaaaaccactgacccatgagtggttgtgtgtgcagacccatgtaactggcgatgcgctcaacaataatggagctgtcaaccgctcagcatgcaatcatgcaagatggtgcatgtcactaagccggGAAATATCCTGATCTTATCCCTCTCCATATAATGTATACCAAAATATGttgatcaaataatatgatctaggtacacatgtcaggtagggtatctaaccagtccaatatatcataaagcatggcatgtcactacctctataacataaataataaacaggtaacaaacaatacatgctcaaaaataaatagtgacatgccgatgcagatataatcataattattactacttgttaaaatctactaaacatatcaacaagacgtatcaaaatagataggtcaaggtacccgcctccaatagaaaggtccaatccagtccaaatccgacgttgagatgatcgtctcgaatcagagtcctgcgtcaaacaacatataaatatttaatttagctaaattcataaaaaatagctaaataaaatccctaagactaatttagggtaaaaccctaatcacataaccTCAATTTACCTATTaaaatctaatagttaattagggttagttacctaatccttaATCAcctattagattagaaatccaaaacctaagTCCAATTACACATGAATATAAAACATGATCAACCACATGTACTActctaaattcaattaaccagCTAGTTATCCAATTATCCCTAACtcaatacataaacctaattcatcaacatgcataaccatctagaaatcaaatacaccatgatctacaactaagatcaatttccctactccttacctcaaattCAAGCCTCTTCTCTTGATCCAAAACCACTGGTGATGCTGGTTTGAGTGCTGCCGGCAAGAAACACCACTGGAACCATGCTTCCCTGCTGGAATCTTCCTTCTGTAAGGTCTAGAGGAAATCAACAGTCCACTTTCCATTCATCCTCAACCATAGATGGTTGCTGCCGGAAGAAGACTCCACCACCAGATTACCTCAACAATCCACGCCTCTGGTGAACAAGGGAAAAATATAAATTGATCACACAACATCTCAACAACCCACAGGGTACGTTGCTCACCTCCAAGATCCAGCTAGGGCACGGCTTGatacaatcaatcaagcataaaGCTTGGCACCAGTCTGCGGTTGGAGAAGGTGGCGGCAGCACAGAGGGAAGGGAGGTCCGGCGAATCAAATCTAGGGCTCGGCGGTGTGCGGAGAGGCTAGGGCACAGCCTCGGTGCAGGGAAGATCGCGTGGAGAGGATGAGAAGCAGAGATGGGGAAGAGGAAAGGAGAGACTCGTAGCTTCCCTCGACCACTGCTTTTGTATCGGAGGGGAAGAGGAACGGGCGCGAGGGCGGCGTCGGCGCGGGTGCGTCCGTTGggggaagagaagagaaatggCCGGAGATTAAGGGCTCGGGCACGCGGGGAAAAAAAGGAGAAAcggaggaaataaaagaaaaaaaaaaagaaaaggaaaggatttaaagaaaataaacatttcctcattaaaatggggtagcctacaCAGGCTTCCcgggaccccatttttatcctcgTAACCTAAGTCATACGAACTCcggaaaattcctgaaaaatttctacaaaatttcagaaaatttccttatggttattcgcccattttcggtattttacaccccTGGTGTACATTTTtattaccaagttcaccaggtattctttgtCATCTAAGTCTGGGTTAGACTCGACTTCAGGTTCCAGCTTAGTCCTGGATTTTTCTTTCGACAttcctgcaacaagagcaatacctttctcagttttagcattagtttgttcatgtagctCCAATTAACAAAAAAGTTtgtctaattttaacttggatagattcctcgaaatcttataggcatccacgatggatgcccatagtgcattttgaggaaatgcatttagagcataccttattagatcccgattctccatttggtggtcgaTTGTGTGAAGTCtgttgaggatatcttttatcctcGCGCGCAGCTAACTGGCAgactcaccttcctgtattttaacattaaataatttatttaaaaacaaattCCTCTTCGTTACCTTTGTATCGTTAGTTCCCTCGTGTAATTTTATGAGATTGCCCCATAGTTCCTTTGTGTTTTCGTGTGGGGTGacgcggttcaactcctccttcaTTAGCCTGCACTAGATTGTGTTGAGGGTCTTGAAGTTGATCTGGGCCTTCTTATTCATTTCCGAATTCTAATTTTCTGGGTCTATTggaattccggagttgtcgacaggCACCTTTCATCCTTTGATGacgttgaaccattggtcgaagtcagtCTTTAGATACACCTCCATTCACCTCTTCTAGTAGGGGAAGTTGTCTCCTTTGAACAGGGGAGGACGAGCGGTGTTGTATCCTTCAAGTTAGGACATTTGAGTATTGAAAAGATAAGATTAAAgagggtaccaagacttggtcttggattagcagagtttgagaatAAAATATCgaagagctcgagtggtgttgcaccacctTCGAGTTAAAACCAAACGAGAAAATATTATTTGAttaggtaaagttttaccaattcaaattgaatatgaaaaattgaaattcgaGGAGAAAGCAAATCCCCCTGGcatgattagtggttgcaccaattcagagcaaaccCTGTTctcataccacttgttagatcaatACGCACATGAGAGGGGGGTGAGTCACGtggtttttgaaaactcattttcttatttttgaaatcaaagtatacgcaacggaaatttaaaaaaaaacacaaaaaaacataggtgggtttacttggttcggagccttcggcgactcctactccaagacacagatctcgcggacctatcgataggtaatccactaaaaacctctttcggtacctccggaagagataatcgagtacaaagaagatCAGAGAAGTGCAACAGACTGCACTTCCCAtttgcagaatttaagtacaaaaaatatTACCGACACTTAGAAAATGAAGTAGCTTGTTCATGTGTCGATGTTGGTCTGTCG
This window of the Zingiber officinale cultivar Zhangliang chromosome 3B, Zo_v1.1, whole genome shotgun sequence genome carries:
- the LOC122055042 gene encoding leucine-rich repeat extensin-like protein 3; the protein is MRRGARAPMLRRGAGRPRKRTLESLAAESPKTSAGVEPVGQGQTPYGIAGASGSQTPMVSEVTTPTIPAVPTPIIFTVPPAVPLAYPTPPPPMPTAYQAPLPPVPTAYATLAPAAAVAPPPVPPPTEPPTAPTYADPVVPPMAPASVYAATPGMPPPAYVAVPLVIPASVVPSVPAAVPTHLTDIVAAQS